A window of Castanea sativa cultivar Marrone di Chiusa Pesio chromosome 1, ASM4071231v1 contains these coding sequences:
- the LOC142616585 gene encoding uncharacterized protein LOC142616585 gives MAKEKGKIKSPTSETQQPSVGSKRAGKLIFAEEKEDIRTKRKCTETGGALRSQQQMDGFRNVVNFCGFADLGYCGSDFTWCNMQDGENRIQLRLDRALAIPKWIEKFVGMRVYHLVDSTFDHCALLLTASPPQRLSHAKSFHFEALWTKNENCRVVIESSSGMGVNTSKPEGIMENLKLCASELSSWSSSVYGHIPKKIQSKWNALSTLTQQDKNGELSSKIRILRRESNELLDNEELYWG, from the exons atggccAAGGAGAAGGGGAAAATAAAAAGCCCAACTTCGGAAACCCAACAACCATCAGTGGGCTCTAAACGCGCAGGAAAGCTTATTTTTGCAGAAGAGAAGGAAGATATTAGAACAAAGAGGAAATGCACCGAGACAG GAGGTGCTCTTCGTTCCCAACAACAAATGGATGGGTTTAGGAATGTAGttaatttttgtggttttgCTGATTTGGGATATTGTGGGTCTGATTTTACATGGTGCAACATGCAAGATGGTGAGAACAGAATCCAACTGAGGCTAGACAGAGCACTAGCCATCCCTAAGTGGATTGAGAAATTTGTTGGGATGAGAGTCTATCACCTAGTGGATTCCACCTTTGATCACTGTGCACTGCTCCTCACTGCCTCTCCACCTCAGCGTTTATCCCATGCCAAGAGTTTCCACTTTGAAGCACTATGGACAAAAAATGAGAACTGTAGAGTGGTCATAGAATCTTCCTCGGGGATGGGGGTTAATACGAGCAAACCAGAGGGCATAATGGAGAACTTAAAGCTTTGTGCCTCTGAACTATCCAGCTGGAGCTCCTCTGTGTATGGCcacattcctaagaaaattcaatcaaaatggAATGCCTTGAGCACGCTAACACAACAAGATAAAAATGGAGAATTAAGCTCTAAAATCAGAATTTTGAGAAGGGAATCAAATGAGCTTCTTGACAATGAGGAACTGTATTGGGGTTAA